AAAAGGTCAGCAATTCTGTCTGTGCGGGAAGAGTGTCGCATTTTTGTTTTGTTAACCACTTTGTTCGAGGAGAAAGCGATGTCGCGTGAGGTCGCAACGAAGGAATCAGTCAGTGCCGCCCGACAGCACCTTTTAAGCCGCGGCATCACGCCAACACAACGCAACGTTTTGGAAATCACCGGCGGCTCTATTAGCACGGTTAACAGGTTCATGAAGGAGCTGGATGAGGAGGGCAGGGATATGCTCGGCCCCGGCGACCGCACCCAAGAGCGTCTCGGTGCCTTGGTAAAGGCCCTGCATGCTGAGTTACAGCTACAGGCCAAGGAAACCATCACCCGCGCCGCCGCAGAGAACGAAAAACTGCTGGACAAAGCCAACGGTGATCTTGAGGCAGTCCAGCAGGACTACGATGCGCTGAAGGCCCAGCTGACGGAAGTCGATCAGAAATGTGAGTACCAGGCCGACGAGTGCGCCAAGGTTATTGGCGAGAACAACCGTGCTAATACTGAGATTACGGCTCAGGCGAGGAGCCTCGCACATACCGAGCAGGCCAGGGTTCTACTCGAGACACGCGCCAGTAAGTTGGAGCGCGATCTAACCCGTTCGCAGGATGCATTTATCGCCTATCAGGATTTGATGGGTGAGAACCGGCGGAGGGATCAGGACACATTCAACTCCGCCTTGGAAGGCATCAGGCTTGAGCTCAGAGAGTCGGGCAACCAGTTATCCTCTGCGAACCTCGCGCATCAGGATACGACCGCACGAAACCTGGTATTGAACCGCGATGCCGAACGCCTTTCCTCTGAAGTCGGCAACCTGACCGAGAAGGTGCATGAGTTGCAGGACTCTCTAAGAAATGAGCGAATCTTGCTCGATTCGGCACGCCAAGCAGAAACAGCCCAGAAAATTGCAACTGGGAGGGCACAAGGGCAAATCATTCTGCTAAGCAAGCAGCTCGAGGAAGCCACCAGTTTGCGGAGCTCCGTTGAAATTAAAGTTCAAGCGCTTGAGAAAGAACTGCGTGCTCACAAGTTGGCGGGCGAAGCTCATCGACCCAAAAATACTGCTCCCCAACTTTCTGAAACTCAACAACAACCAAAAGAAGTGAATGAACCTTAGCCGGTGGAGCCAACATCGAGATTGTATGCGCCGGCATAGCTCCGAGAGCTGCCTGAGATTTAGGACATGTTTCGGAGCAAGCCACCTGGTCTTGGGTTGTGATGCGGCTGACCCGCTAGGAAACATCCTTCTGCTTCAAAAAATTAGGGAGGAGATGAATAACCGTCCGGGCATCACACTTTTCGAAGGAAGCTGCCGCAGACAGCGAAAACCTGAGCCACAGGCCCCTGGCCATATGAAAAGTACGCGAGGAGATATCACTCGGCATGAACTTTGGAAGAAAAAAATCGGTGCGGTGTAAGCTGCGACGTTTGGGCCAGATGTGCACTCAAGGCTCGGAAGTAATTCGTCGGTCCCGTGTAAAACGCGTCAGTTCTCACGATTACTTCAGGTTCCGAACCAAGAATTATTTCCGAGGACTGCATGCGTGCGATCTCAAAGATACATACATCCGACAGCGTAGCTTCAAACTCGGAGCTGCAACGCTCAGCGGCGTTTCGTCTGCCGAAAGAAATGGACAAGGAAACGTGCAGAACCAATCACTAGAGTTGCACATTTGTACAAATTTTTACCACACAGTTTCAAATTTGCGAACACAAGGGAAGCAATAGGGGAATTCAGACTCGGAAGGTTTCAAAATCGCGCAGTCGCAAGCCAGTTCGATCGGCCTACCAGATCAGAGATCCGGAGATACATGGCAAAAAGAGTAGCCAGGATGAAGAGGGTACGTTCATGTCGA
This genomic window from Pseudomonas sp. Bout1 contains:
- a CDS encoding DNA-binding protein, whose product is MSREVATKESVSAARQHLLSRGITPTQRNVLEITGGSISTVNRFMKELDEEGRDMLGPGDRTQERLGALVKALHAELQLQAKETITRAAAENEKLLDKANGDLEAVQQDYDALKAQLTEVDQKCEYQADECAKVIGENNRANTEITAQARSLAHTEQARVLLETRASKLERDLTRSQDAFIAYQDLMGENRRRDQDTFNSALEGIRLELRESGNQLSSANLAHQDTTARNLVLNRDAERLSSEVGNLTEKVHELQDSLRNERILLDSARQAETAQKIATGRAQGQIILLSKQLEEATSLRSSVEIKVQALEKELRAHKLAGEAHRPKNTAPQLSETQQQPKEVNEP